Proteins from a single region of Hordeum vulgare subsp. vulgare chromosome 6H, MorexV3_pseudomolecules_assembly, whole genome shotgun sequence:
- the LOC123400990 gene encoding DNA (cytosine-5)-methyltransferase 1-like, with protein sequence MAPPSSPPSAAAPSRGSSRKRTASAKAAPEADQEASVTKRPRKGTSSGKRKPAPKAAKKQQKATKAPREKKAEEKPAAEDEVCGEEPDEEELALGEEDEMAASGEQQQQAAAAAKRRVAQPTKKARNVAAGDREPEFLGEPVPADEARAKWPQRYQRGSPKRPEEDEDMKARAHYRSAKVDDVDYTLGDDVYVMAGENEADYIGRITEFFEGVDKTNYFTCRWFFRPEDTVISRAKFVNDHTHDPKRVFLSEEKNDNPLDCIISKVKIIHVDPNTDSVTKAKLVAGTDLYYDMSYSVAYSTFANIPSDTTENSGISTDADSENGTPVKTASLLDLYSGCGGMSTGLCLGSALAGLKLETKWAVDLNSFACKSLKYNHPKTEVRNEKAEDFLALLKEWVILCDKYVHGNDSDAAEPVEEEEDDEPLGKDEFVVQKLLGICYGGSGRKNGIYFKVQWKGYGPEEDTWEPIENLSDCPLKIKEFVQEGYKRNILPQPGQVDVICGGPPCQGISGFNRFRNRDNPLQDEKNQQMVTYMDIVSYLQPKFVLMENVVDILKFADGYLGRYALSRLVSLNYQARLGMMVAGCYGLPQFRMRVFLWGSLPTMVLPKYPLPTHDVVVRGGAPNAFSQSIVAYDETQRPILKKALLLGDAISDLPKVDNYQPHEVIEYRGQPKTEFQRYIRLSRKDMLDYSFGDDTCPEEGKLLDHQPLRLNQDDYDRVQQIPIKKGANFRDLPGVKVGANNIVEWDPEVERVYLKSGKPLVPDYAMSFIKGRSPKPFGRLWWDETVPTVVTRAEPHNQIILHPNQGRVLTVRENARLQGFPDYYRMNGPMKEKYIQVGNAVAVPVARALGYSLGRAYQGEVDAGHDALFVLPESFTNVGQTGARARASSVGTPAGEVVEQ encoded by the exons ATGGCGCCGCCCAGCTCGCCGCCCTCGGCCGCCGCGCCGTCGCGGGGCTCCTCGCGCAAGCGCACGGCCTCCGCCAAGGCCGCGCCCGAGGCCGACCAGGAGGCCTCGGTCACCAAGCGCCCCCGCAAGGGCACCTCCTCCGGCAAGAGGAAGCCGGCGCCCAAGGCCGCCAAGAAGCAGCAGAAGGCCACCAAGGCGCCGCGGGAGAAGAAGGCGGAGGAGAAGCCGGCGGCGGAGGACGAGGTGTGCGgggaggagcccgacgaggaGGAGCTGGCCCTCGGGGAGGAGGACGAGATGGCCGCCTCcggggagcagcagcagcaggcggcggcggcggccaagagGCGCGTGGCGCAGCCCACCAAGAAGGCCCGGAACGTCGCCGCCGGTGACAGGGAGCCCGAGTTCCTCGGCGAGCCCGTCCCCGCCGACGAGGCCCGCGCCAAGTGGCCGCAGCGCTACCAGCGCGGCTCCCCCAAGCG gccggaggaggacgaggacatgAAGGCGCGCGCCCACTACCGCTCCGCCAAGGTCGACGACGTGGACTACACGCTCGGCGACGACGTCTACGTCATG GCTGGGGAAAATGAGGCAGATTACATTGGCCGAATAACTGAGTTTTTTGAGGGTGTTGACAAGACCAACTACTTCACATGTCGCTGGTTCTTCCGTCCAGAGGACACG GTGATATCTAGAGCCAAATTTGTCAATGATCACACCCATGACCCAAAGCGTGTCTTTCTCTCTGAGGAAAAGAATGATAATCCACTTGATTGCATCATATCAAAGGTCAAGATAATCCATGTTGATCCAAAT ACGGATTCAGTGACCAAGGCCAAACTGGTGGCTGGCACTGACTTGTACTATGACATGTCATACTCTGTTGCTTATTCTACATTTGCTAACATCCCATCAG ACACCACCGAGAACTCTGGTATTTCTACTGATGCTGATTCAGAGAATGGGACCCCAGTAAAAACAGCATCCCTCCTTGATCTGTATTCTGGTTGTGGTGGGATGTCAACAGGGCTGTGCTTGGGTTCAGCGCTTGCTGGCCTGAAACTTGAAACT AAATGGGCTGTTGACCTGAACAGCTTTGCATGCAAGAGCCTTAAATATAACCATCCCAAAACAGAG GTTCGAAATGAaaaggctgaggattttcttgcacttCTTAAGGAATGGGTGATTCTATGCGACAAATATGTCCATGGCAATGATTCTGATGCAGCAGAACCtgttgaggaagaggaagatgatgaGCCTCTTGGAAAGGATGAGTTTGTGGTTCAAAAGCTTCTTGGGATCTGCTATGGTGGCAGTGGGAGGAAAAATGGAATCTATTTTAAG GTTCAATGGAAAGGATATGGCCCAGAAGAGGATACCTGGGAGCCCATTGAAAACCTGAG TGATTGCCCATTGAAAATTAAGGAGTTTGTGCAAGAAGGGTACAAGCGAAACATTCTACCCCAGCCT GGTCAGGTTGATGTTATTTGTGGTGGCCCACCCTGCCAAGGGATAAGTGGGTTCAACCGGTTTAGAAACCGTGATAACCCTTTACAAGACGAGAAAAATCAACAAATGGTTACCTATATGGACATTGTCTCTTACCTGCAACCAAAGTTTGTTCTGATGGAGAACGTCGTGGACATTCTGAAATTTGCTGATGGTTATCTCGGTAGATACGCATTGAGCCGTCTCGTGTCTTTGAACTACCAAGCCCGCCTTGGGATGATGGTAGCTGGTTGCTATGGGCTTCCTCAGTTCAGAATGCGGGTGTTCCTTTGGGGATCTCTTCCTACAATG GTCCTCCCAAAGTATCCTCTTCCTACTCATGATGTAGTTGTTCGTGGTGGTGCTCCAAATGCTTTCTCG CAAAGCATTGTTGCGTATGATGAGACACAAAGGCCAATTTTGAAGAAAGCTCTCCTTCTTGGTGATGCCATTTCAGATCTGCCGAAG GTTGACAACTATCAACCACATGAGGTGATTGAATATCGTGGTCAACCCAAGACTGAATTCCAGCGGTATATACGACTTAGTCGTAAAG ATATGTTGGACTATTCATTTGGTGATGACACTTGTCCTGAAGAAGGCAAGCTCTTGGACCACCAGCCTTTAAGGCTAAACCAGGATGATTATGACCGAGTCCAGCAGATTCCGATAAAGAAG GGAGCAAATTTCCGTGACTTGCCAGGCGTCAAGGTTGGAGCGAATAACATTGTGGAGTGGGATCCAGAAGTTGAGCGTGTCTACCTCAAGTCTGGCAAACCTTTG GTCCCTGACTATGCAATGTCCTTCATCAAGGGCAGATCACCAAA GCCGTTTGGTCGGTTGTGGTGGGATGAGACGGTGCCTACGGTTGTGACCAGAGCAGAGCCGCATAACCAG ATCATTCTGCACCCGAACCAGGGACGTGTTTTGACTGTCCGCGAGAACGCTAGGCTGCAAGGGTTCCCCGACTACTACCGGATGAACGGTCCCATGAAGGAGAA GTACATCCAAGTCGGAAACGCTGTGGCTGTCCCCGTCGCACGTGCACTGGGCTACTCTCTGGGCCGGGCGTACCAGGGCGAGGTGGATGCGGGGCATGATGCGCTGTTTGTCCTTCCCGAGAGCTTCACCAACGTCGGGCAGACCGGAGCACGGGCAAGGGCTTCCTCCGTTGGGACCCCTGCCGGCGAGGTGGTCGAGCAGTAG